The region TTCCGAGAGATTGTGTGTACATGTCtatttttttcatatttgtttgCATCATAaatcatattaataaatcatattagttAATATTAAATCGGTTACAAGTTAAACTAAAACACAGCTCATCCTTAAACACTAGACCTGTCTTTGTTCATTATATATGGTGGTGTTTGGATTGTTGGGTTATTTTTGTAGGATTTGAAAATTATCAATAAATTTGGAAATTGAAAGATTTAAAATATCTAATGTGCTTAATAtcaactataataaatgaaaattcattttgccacatgtcaatctctcatgagttttgacacgtcattttgtgatatttttgaaataaataatattcacatGTCAATTCTtaggtttttcaaattttaaaattaaaaagtcacataatatttatatatgtaaagtattaaatgtcataaatatgatattaaattgcaattaatacatttctttattttttattttaaaatatatttattgtttacactgtaatatttaatttcttttttaatcaACTCGTGTAATACACGAGTTTTACACCTAGTACCACATAAATCAATCACTTCTAAATTCTATTAAGATTCCTTTTTGACTTTACTACTTTGATTCAATATGCAAATTTGAAAAGTAATTTTGACATGTTATAAAACTACAAGTGAACTAACTAATAATCATCCTGATTGGAAAGTTAACGAACGTTAAATGATAACTATGttaaaccctaaatcttcggGAAGCTAGTGTAGTTTTAtagttgtaacaacccaaattcccaggtattattcatttatatatctatttttggtgatttgtgatgagactcggcgagttggagccaaactcgccgagtatgatcgcgactatgggcacgggttcgcgtctggactcggcgagtccacgctgtttaatgaaaccctaaatccccgggtttggagcctatttaagggtacttatagcctcccattgcggctaccagtcccttgagagaaccctaagagagctaattcgttgtgtgagagagaaagtcacttttgggcctttgtattcattgtttagcaagaagaaggtggcaagagcaaggagaaGACGAGATTTAAGCAGATCCAGAGActagaggcttcattttgaggtaatggttcgaacctccttcagttttagggatgatctttagagttagggctttCTAACCcttttggagagtgattatgtgaagcaaatgggccctcttcgagtttgtgctttggatctggacgcAAAGAgatccagagaccttaacccttggagctttttgggttattatggagctTTTGgacctaggttgccatttttgggaccaaatcaccttttgatgccttgtgggggttatacaagcatcaaatctcgaactttacgtgacattcatgcttgggaaggccaaatctatggtttgggaaagtagatctgacctcagaaggtcaatagagtttgtgaatggcacgaactcgccgagttgttcttgagactcggcgagtagggttggggtttcacgtgatttgttcagcgagtagactcgccgggttgggggatgactcagtgagtcagggagagtcagggagagtcaaaggGAGGActactgagtcaagctggaactcgccgagttgttcttgagactcggcgagttgagtcgtggtggccctacaactcatgccaggtggaactcgtcgagttaggaaaatactcgacgtgtcgagaGAGGATTCCAGGGAATCAGTGGatgcgtatagactcgccgagtcgctatagtgcactcgccaagtccggtcaaagttgaccgttgaccattgaccagtgttgacctgtgttgacttgatagggttagtcaaccttagttgtgaagtgttatttagagatatattgtgttataggaggactatagatcgggggatcgagtacgagtgatttcagggatttgcgagttactaagatacgcgaggtgagtcttctcactatactttaccttgagtaggtaaccagagttatgtgatagagtatttgtatgctatgtatgttatgtgttgcactacattatttctatgtgatctatgctatgcatgttatcagagttagaacctgagggttcacagagcttgggtgcacggacccacagagttatagcctcgagtggctaatatgtgttatgtatggtattttgggaaactcacttagctttgtgcttacagtgtttggtgttatttgtttcaggtactagtgatgaccgtgggaaggcgccgatttgatcagtacacacacaggattttcatgttatgtgatcttgggattctttatatgtcatggattggagtttcaaacattgatgtttttatgaaaattaaatgaatatgtttttatattatgcaaaaaattattttgaaatttacggtgttacaatagtGGTACATACCATTGAAGTCAATGAGTGGTGTAGTCAGGATTTTGCTTCAGAGTAGGCCAAATAATATACAAAAAATGAACGAGTTGCAAAATTCTCCAAACGATAACAAAAggtaactatatatgtatttttaactaACCTGATTATTTTAAGTTTCACACGAAGTTGTCTTAcattattaaaataatctaaaatGGAGTCTAATCGACATAGACAACAATGTATTCTGTTCTATAAATTTCAAGTTTTGAATAGAATAGACTATATTACAACCCTAATTCCTTTTATTTaacataaatatatattatatataatctaTATTATATATAGAATCTTAATTTTGTGTGGGTGGGCCAAGACGCACTCTTGTCCTATATTGGATACACCCCTCattattcaattaaaaaaaaaagtggaAATGTAGTCGATCGTTATTAAGCCATGAGAAATAAACTCAGCACAATCTTTGATCCCATTGTTGTCAAAGAAaccataaaaaataaataaataaaaataaaaaccgaTGCCACCATTATAATAGTTAAATAAATGAACCATAACAGACACCACCAAACTATTGCCTAAAACACAAATTCATGTGTTGGTGGTACCATATCTATCGACAATGATATCCAGTGAAAACCATTGTATCACCAAACACATGTATAAAACCTTAGGAAAAGAATGTGGTTTGTTAATATGCCAAAATAATGTCACATTAACAATTATTGAATGGTTTATGGTTGATCTTTTGAAACGTGTcgtctagttttttttttttttttcatcaatTGGTCGTCTTGAAATTTCTTTAAAACCAATATCTTATAGTTTTTGTTCGAAAACATATGTACTATCTACTATAAATCGGGTTATTCACTACAAAAGGACATCATATATTATATATTGTATAATATTGTTGTGATGTGTctaaaagtattaaatataaagGAATTTCATTAAACTAACCATTATAAATAAGCTATTTAAAGAAAAATAACcactttttatttttagtttttgaaaaatgATAATTTTCTCCTGAATATCTCATTTTGGAttattcttcaaattttggattttttttttcttttttgctattttttttaaagaaaatgtcTATATTAATGTCTGAAATGTTCGTTCTGAAATATATAACATCGTATATAGTTTTCATTACTAAGCTTGTTTTAATTTTTGTTAGATTTTagtaaaaacaaattttttttcttaaaaattccgGAATTTTTCATCGGATTTTGGCATTGTTCTTGAAATTTCTGTATTTTTTATTCGAACTCTGAAATATTAATCTAGTATCTAAAATATTTGTTTGAAATGtacttttttatcaaaaaaaattgttCGATCTAGAATACCCCATTTCGGAATTGATGGttattttttgccaaaaaaatataaatattttctttcaaaatacACATCATGGTTAGTTTAATGAATTTCCTTAAACATAAATCATGATTCTCTTCTAAAAAGTTTGTTGAGGGACCAACAAAAAATTTAAACACTACGACTGAAACTTCgggttgtttgttttttgtctgcagatctgcgTGATCACTTTTGTTTGCGCCTCGCAGACATAAACCCTTAcagattgtttgatttttggaagTGCACAGACCTAAAAACGTATGCGCGAAGTCTTCTTGGCACAGACATGACCCAATGTCTTTTAACATCTTCACAACTCATAGGGCCTCCATATCTCCTCACCATCCATCGTTCCTCCACCGATCGTTCTCCCCCTTCTGACCGACCACCATAATCACTGTCCACCATACACACCAAAATATCGGCGATGCTTTCCTTCTCCTCCGTCCACTGTCGGCTTCATCCACACGTACGAGAATATATTCTTCCTTAAAATCAGATGTCAGTTTCTTTCAACATCTAATATGATTGAATAATAATCACGTGATTTTGGGCATGTCGAATCCTTCTAATTTTGTTTTTTGTTCATCTGAATTGCTTGGTTTAGGTATATGAAATTCTTCTAATAATCAGGTTCATATAGAGGAGGTGATTTAATATTACACACCAAGTGTTCGATAAAAGTCCTCAAAGAAATCAAAAGTTTTATTGGATCAATAACAGGGGCTGATGCATCTTTAACACATCCTGGGGTTTGCAATACCCCAAGCAATGTATATAGAAGTGTATAAAGAACAGAATACCACTTTTGAAATTATTAGTAGATTATTTAATTTCAACTCAAGTTCTTTGTGAAAGCAAGATAAGAGCCTCCTTTTGAATCAAGTTGTGGTGTTTGTGTCATGTTACATGTcaatgacaatgataacaaatgagTTCAAAACACATAAAATGATTATCAAGATTGCTCGATGTTCAAGCAAGAAACTAGACTTTGTTAATAATGATCAAATGACCTATTGTGCTAAATGTTGTAGTTGCATCTTAGAGAAGAAGATCAAGATGATGGATTTTTAAAGTTCTTTCATTGTAAAAATATTGATATTATATCATTTTGTTTGTGgtagttttttattattatatattataaatattgtTTGTATGTGATTTGTTTGTTGTCGCATTTTCTTATCTATTCTgatgaaataattattagatgttGTAAAACTCAAATAAAATGTTGTAAAATTAGTGTATTTAAAATTCAGTTTATTTTTCAAAAGTCTGCAGACgtaaaaaaacaaacacactgcagacgtttggtccaccttttCTGTTATAGAGATTTGAAGATGTGATTCGCAAACTGCATCAGAAAAACAAAAAACACCTTCATGATTTCACCTTCATCATATGTAAAATGCTTAACAACTCCTTAAAGTTTTAAGTATATTCAAAATTCACCCAATTGAAACGACAACGTCTCATTTGTTTCCCCTAATTTTTCTTTTTGCCTCCCTCCTCGCGAAATCACTCCTAATTTCAAACTCTGTAAACCCTAGCGAAAAATTACGCGCGCTCAGATCTTGAAACTATGGCGATCGCAAGGACTGGAGTTTTCGTCGACGATTACTTGGAGTGTAAACTTTCTTTTTCTATGATTTATTTATTGAATTCAAATTGTAAACTTTTGTTCTGATTTCGCTAGTTTTTTATGCTGAATTTTGTAATAGACGCAAGCACATTGCCAGCAGAGTTACAGAGGCTTCTCAACACCATAAGAGAACTCGATGAACGTTCTCAATGTACATTTCTGTCTTCTGATCCAATGATACACACTAACACAATGCTAATTATGCACCTTATACATGTGTTTGTGATACGATAGGAAAAGAGGACATGTTTAAAGTCTAGCAATTGACATAACACCGATTTGAAAAACTTAATCTTAtgcaaaaattcaagaaaacatagatcaattgATATTTGTGATGCTGATATGGCCATAGTCTGCGTATTTTAACATGGTTCTCAATTTCAGAAACAATCTGAAAAGCCTATCTTCTTTGAAACAGCAAAGAGATTAGTAAATAGCAATTGTGAATGTAGTTAATCAAGGGTGTCTTACTTGTGTTATAGCCATGATTAATCAAACAAGACAACAGACAAAGAACTGCTTGGACATGGCTTCTCAAAACACCCACAAAAGCCTTCATGAAGACACTGACatggcttttgagaagatgaagaAAGAAATTGAAGCAAATCAAGATAATGCTTTAAGCCTATGTACTGAAAAGGTTCTTCTAGCAAGACAAGCTTACGATCTTGTATGTTTCACTTTCTTTTCTTTCCTTCTTCCATTCAACATCTCACATTCCAACATTTCCATATTCAAGATTCTTCTTATTAACATTCAGATAGACAGTCATGTAAAGCGTCTTGATGAAGATCTACACAACTTTGCTGAAGATTTAAAACAAGGTATGATCAAAATCTCAAATCTACTTTCAGTTAACTGTTCAATGTTTGAGTTGACTGTTTGACTTTGATTGTTTGTAGAGGGAAAATTACCAGCAGATGAACCAGCAATACTTCCTCCATTACCTTTAGT is a window of Lactuca sativa cultivar Salinas chromosome 1, Lsat_Salinas_v11, whole genome shotgun sequence DNA encoding:
- the LOC111900869 gene encoding PHD finger protein ING2, with the translated sequence MAIARTGVFVDDYLEYASTLPAELQRLLNTIRELDERSQSMINQTRQQTKNCLDMASQNTHKSLHEDTDMAFEKMKKEIEANQDNALSLCTEKVLLARQAYDLIDSHVKRLDEDLHNFAEDLKQEGKLPADEPAILPPLPLVPKIEKRKLPYIVPQSKKLDYRDREWDHRDRDFELMPPPGGFKRDYSTATATATSLDIDQPIDPNEPTYCVCHQVSFGDMIACDNENCQGGEWFHYSCVGLTPETRFKGKWYCPTCRQLPL